Proteins from a single region of Chromobacterium sp. ATCC 53434:
- a CDS encoding MFS transporter produces the protein MSTPSAVSPQEGAAASRPLPAVIYLFGLCIFAMATSEFMVAGMMPSLAAAFHVSLADVGKLVSAFAASVVVGGPLLTLRLRAARRKPALLGLLAVFLIGQLIGTTAGGYPQLLASRIVCGVAQSAFFGVALALAGELVGMASIARAAALVLNGLMLASVAGLPLATLLDQQWGWRPAFWLVAALVGLAMLGIAALAPAGDKPARQDAGDELRALARPPLWAAYLTSGLIIGAVFAAFTYLAPIFVEVGGFSGETVPLLFGVYGAATVLGNLLTGRLADRHTRRVLLGGTLTLCLVMSALALGAQWQALTVAGVALLGLAGLPMNPAMVARVVRVGGSGPMVNSLHMAVVNLGLMFGSWAGGAGLDAGLGLRAPLWLGALLALLALLSLRLDAGGYNWRITGNSPGRPR, from the coding sequence ATGTCCACACCGTCCGCTGTTTCCCCCCAGGAGGGCGCCGCGGCGTCCCGGCCGCTGCCGGCCGTCATCTATCTGTTTGGCCTGTGCATCTTCGCGATGGCCACCTCGGAGTTCATGGTGGCCGGCATGATGCCGTCGCTGGCGGCGGCCTTCCATGTCTCGCTGGCCGATGTCGGCAAGCTGGTGTCCGCCTTCGCCGCCAGCGTGGTGGTCGGCGGCCCGTTGCTGACGCTGAGGCTGCGCGCGGCGCGGCGCAAGCCGGCGCTGCTGGGTCTGCTGGCGGTGTTCCTGATCGGCCAGCTGATAGGCACGACCGCCGGCGGCTATCCGCAGCTGCTGGCGTCGCGCATCGTCTGCGGCGTCGCGCAGTCGGCCTTCTTCGGCGTGGCGCTGGCGCTGGCCGGCGAACTGGTGGGGATGGCGAGCATCGCCCGCGCCGCCGCCCTGGTGTTGAACGGCCTGATGCTGGCCTCGGTGGCCGGCCTGCCGCTGGCGACGCTGCTGGACCAGCAATGGGGCTGGCGGCCGGCGTTCTGGCTGGTGGCGGCATTGGTGGGGCTGGCGATGCTGGGCATCGCCGCATTGGCGCCGGCCGGCGACAAGCCGGCGCGGCAGGACGCCGGCGACGAGCTGCGCGCGCTGGCGCGGCCGCCGCTGTGGGCGGCCTATCTGACCAGCGGCCTGATCATCGGCGCGGTGTTCGCCGCCTTCACTTATCTGGCGCCGATCTTCGTCGAGGTCGGCGGTTTTTCCGGCGAGACGGTGCCGCTGCTGTTCGGCGTCTACGGCGCGGCGACGGTGCTGGGCAATCTGCTGACCGGACGGCTGGCCGACCGCCACACCCGGCGCGTGCTGCTGGGCGGCACGCTGACCTTGTGTCTGGTGATGTCGGCGCTGGCGCTGGGCGCGCAATGGCAGGCGCTGACGGTGGCCGGAGTGGCCCTGCTGGGCCTGGCCGGCCTGCCGATGAATCCGGCGATGGTGGCGCGGGTGGTGCGCGTCGGCGGCAGCGGGCCGATGGTGAACAGCCTGCACATGGCGGTGGTGAATCTGGGGCTGATGTTCGGTTCCTGGGCGGGCGGCGCCGGCCTGGACGCCGGCCTGGGCCTGCGCGCGCCGCTGTGGCTGGGCGCGCTGCTGGCCTTGCTGGCGCTGCTCAGCCTGCGTCTGGACGCCGGCGGCTACAACTGGCGGATCACCGGCAATTCGCCGGGCCGGCCAAGGTGA
- a CDS encoding LysR family transcriptional regulator, protein MDKMSGIELFAQVARQGSLVAAGRQLGLSASAVGKGLARLEQRLGARLVHRSTRRLALTTEGSQYLARCLRILDEAEAAERELQQGLAAPSGRLKVGLPHESGLLTPPLADFMRRYPQVALDLDYSDRLVDVIGEGFDVVVRGGEPADSRLAARRLGGYRMRLLASPGYLAEHGEPATARDLLRHRCLHYRLPHSGKLLPWPLLPDGDGEVSPPISASCNTGEALIALAARGMGIACLPDFTVRRELAAGTLVQLARPQVERSGNLYLLWPAAPAMPPRLRAFIDHMAAHAFAE, encoded by the coding sequence ATGGACAAGATGAGCGGAATCGAGCTGTTCGCCCAGGTGGCGCGCCAGGGCAGCCTGGTGGCGGCCGGCCGTCAGCTGGGCCTGTCGGCGTCGGCGGTGGGCAAGGGGCTGGCGCGGCTGGAGCAGCGGCTGGGCGCGCGCCTGGTCCACCGCAGCACGCGGCGGCTGGCGCTGACCACCGAGGGCAGCCAGTACCTGGCCCGCTGCCTGCGCATCCTGGACGAGGCAGAAGCGGCCGAGCGCGAGCTGCAACAGGGCCTGGCCGCGCCCAGCGGCCGGCTGAAGGTAGGGCTACCGCACGAAAGCGGCCTGCTGACGCCGCCGCTGGCCGATTTCATGCGCCGCTACCCGCAAGTGGCGCTGGACCTGGACTACAGCGACCGGCTGGTGGACGTGATAGGCGAGGGCTTCGACGTGGTGGTGCGCGGCGGCGAGCCGGCCGACTCCCGGCTGGCCGCGCGCAGGCTGGGCGGCTACCGGATGCGGCTGCTGGCCTCGCCCGGCTATCTGGCCGAACACGGCGAGCCGGCGACCGCGCGCGATCTGCTGCGGCACCGCTGCCTGCACTACCGGCTGCCCCACAGCGGCAAGCTGCTGCCGTGGCCGCTGCTGCCGGACGGCGACGGCGAGGTGTCGCCGCCGATCAGCGCCAGCTGCAATACCGGCGAGGCGCTGATCGCGCTGGCCGCGCGCGGCATGGGCATCGCCTGCCTGCCGGACTTCACCGTCCGGCGCGAGCTGGCCGCCGGCACCCTGGTCCAGCTGGCGCGGCCGCAGGTGGAACGCAGCGGCAATCTCTATCTCTTGTGGCCGGCGGCGCCGGCGATGCCGCCGCGGCTGCGCGCCTTCATCGACCACATGGCGGCGCATGCCTTCGCCGAGTGA
- a CDS encoding DeoR/GlpR family DNA-binding transcription regulator, with protein MSRSPRHDKILQLVRENGFMPIEELARLLDVTPQTIRRDINQLCEANLLRRYHGGAALGNSVENEDYFARKGKFQSEKAHIADMIARSIPDHASLFMSIGTTIEAVAQALTATHKGLRVITNNIHVASIMSTNPDFTAMITSGTVRASDGGITGVATLDFINQFKVDYAIIGVSGIESDGSLLDFDYREVRVAQAMMNNARHRYLAADHSKFGRNALVRMGHISEFHTVFTDAMPPEPVSKLLEEHSVRLVLSEV; from the coding sequence ATGAGCCGCTCTCCACGTCACGACAAGATTCTGCAACTGGTCCGCGAAAACGGCTTCATGCCGATCGAGGAGCTGGCCAGGTTGCTCGATGTCACGCCGCAGACGATACGTCGCGACATCAACCAGCTGTGCGAGGCCAATCTGCTGCGCCGCTACCACGGCGGCGCCGCGCTCGGCAACAGCGTGGAGAACGAGGACTATTTTGCTCGCAAAGGAAAGTTTCAGAGCGAAAAGGCCCACATCGCCGACATGATCGCGCGCAGCATCCCCGACCACGCCTCGCTGTTCATGAGCATAGGCACCACCATAGAAGCGGTGGCGCAGGCGCTGACGGCGACGCACAAGGGCCTTCGGGTGATCACCAACAACATCCACGTCGCGTCCATCATGTCCACCAATCCGGACTTCACCGCGATGATCACCTCCGGCACCGTGCGCGCGTCGGACGGCGGCATCACCGGCGTGGCGACGCTGGACTTCATCAATCAGTTCAAGGTCGACTACGCCATCATCGGCGTGTCCGGCATCGAGTCCGACGGCTCGCTGCTGGATTTCGACTACCGCGAGGTGCGGGTGGCGCAGGCGATGATGAACAACGCCCGCCACCGCTACCTGGCCGCCGACCACAGCAAGTTCGGCCGCAACGCGCTGGTGCGCATGGGCCACATCAGCGAGTTCCACACCGTGTTCACCGACGCGATGCCGCCGGAGCCGGTCAGCAAGCTGCTGGAGGAACACAGCGTGCGGCTGGTGCTGTCCGAGGTCTGA
- a CDS encoding cyclic diguanylate phosphodiesterase translates to MSPLHPRRQHRLSHLLPALLVALLPLLTVAPTLLWQEGQDLRRLARQQIQQGVAQVDEILDQADQASRTILPHAGQPCGQAVYSLRRQVAMVPFVRSTALARADTFYCTSLSGSISLPLDSGGFAEGRLQLLPGNHITPNVPLLYYRLRGPRGDAIATVDGRYLQLALQDASDTSPVFLQVGAAWLGPRRVGRGPPPQAWRTVEIGRSQRYPYTLLTSYEVPSWPRLLWQRHGLLVIVLLSLGLAAGATLYWLLGRPASPLAELRRALANDEFEGFLQPVIKPGLPGWQGAEALMRWRHPRDGLIRPELFIPHAEESGMIVPMTWQMMRQVADRLRRLPLPPDFHLGFNISRAHLQDPRFYDDCRELQQSLQGSGAVLTLELTERELVEVTPEVEELFHRLHQLGVKIALDDFGTGHSSLVYLQQLAVDGLKIDQSFVAGIGSDGLSAHIVDSVAELAAKLGLETVAEGVETAEQLAYLSQLGVGWLQGFHIARPMPLDEFARRLIAGDTWPRVDRFASATTAP, encoded by the coding sequence ATGAGTCCCTTGCATCCGCGCCGCCAACACCGGCTCAGCCATTTGCTGCCGGCGCTGCTGGTCGCCCTGCTGCCGCTGCTGACGGTGGCGCCGACGCTGCTGTGGCAGGAGGGGCAGGATTTGCGCCGGCTGGCCCGGCAGCAGATCCAGCAGGGGGTGGCCCAGGTCGACGAGATTCTGGACCAGGCCGACCAGGCCAGCCGCACCATCCTGCCGCATGCCGGCCAGCCCTGCGGCCAGGCGGTGTACAGCCTGCGCCGGCAGGTGGCGATGGTGCCCTTCGTCCGCAGCACCGCGCTGGCGCGCGCCGACACCTTCTATTGCACCTCGCTCAGCGGCAGCATCTCGCTGCCGCTCGATTCCGGCGGCTTCGCCGAGGGGCGGCTGCAGCTGTTGCCCGGCAACCACATCACGCCGAACGTGCCGCTGCTGTACTACCGGCTGCGCGGGCCGCGCGGCGACGCCATCGCCACCGTGGACGGCCGCTACCTGCAACTGGCGCTGCAGGACGCCAGCGACACCTCCCCGGTCTTCCTGCAGGTCGGCGCCGCATGGCTGGGGCCGCGCCGGGTCGGACGCGGTCCGCCGCCGCAAGCGTGGCGCACCGTCGAGATCGGCCGCTCGCAGCGCTATCCGTATACCTTGCTGACCAGCTACGAGGTCCCGTCGTGGCCGCGCCTGCTGTGGCAGCGCCACGGCCTGTTGGTCATCGTGCTGCTGTCGCTGGGCCTGGCCGCCGGCGCGACGCTGTACTGGCTGCTGGGCCGGCCGGCCTCGCCGCTGGCCGAGCTGAGGCGCGCGCTGGCGAACGACGAGTTCGAGGGCTTTCTGCAGCCGGTGATCAAGCCCGGCCTGCCGGGCTGGCAGGGCGCCGAGGCGCTGATGCGCTGGCGCCATCCGCGCGACGGCCTGATCCGGCCCGAGCTGTTCATCCCGCACGCCGAGGAATCCGGCATGATCGTGCCGATGACCTGGCAGATGATGCGGCAGGTGGCGGACCGTCTGCGCAGGCTGCCGCTGCCGCCGGACTTCCATCTCGGCTTCAACATCAGCCGCGCCCATCTGCAGGACCCGCGCTTCTACGACGATTGCCGCGAGCTGCAGCAGTCGCTGCAGGGCAGCGGAGCGGTGCTGACGCTGGAGTTGACCGAGCGCGAGCTGGTCGAGGTCACGCCCGAGGTGGAGGAACTGTTCCACCGGCTGCACCAGCTGGGGGTGAAGATCGCGCTGGACGACTTCGGCACCGGCCATTCCAGTCTGGTCTATCTGCAACAGCTGGCGGTGGACGGGTTGAAGATAGACCAGAGCTTCGTCGCCGGCATCGGCAGCGACGGCCTGTCCGCCCACATCGTCGACAGCGTGGCGGAACTGGCGGCCAAGCTGGGGTTGGAAACGGTGGCCGAGGGCGTCGAGACCGCCGAGCAGCTGGCCTATCTGAGCCAGCTCGGCGTCGGCTGGCTGCAGGGTTTCCATATCGCCAGGCCGATGCCGCTGGACGAGTTCGCGCGCCGGCTGATCGCCGGCGACACCTGGCCGCGGGTAGACCGTTTCGCGTCGGCGACGACGGCGCCCTAG
- the argH gene encoding argininosuccinate lyase, with amino-acid sequence MQDQHAWSGRFSEPVSELVKHYTASIGFDYRLAEADIDGSLAHAAMLNRAGVLSDADLAAIRQGMAEIRDEIRAGGLAWSVDLEDVHMNIERRLTDRVGDAGKRLHTGRSRNDQVATDIRLWLRGEIDASVHLLAELQKSLLELAEAHAATVMPGFTHLQVAQPVTFGHHLLAYVEMLARDAERMQDCRKRVNRLPLGAAALAGTTYPIDRHYTAELLGFDDVCHNSLDAVSDRDFAIEFTAAASLVMIHLSRLSEELILWMSPRVGFIDIADRFCTGSSIMPQKKNPDVPELVRGKSGRVVGHLIALLTLMKAQPLAYNKDNQEDKEPLFDTVDTLQTTLRIYADMMRGVTVKPEAMRAAVLQGFATATDLADYLVKKGLPFRDSHEVVALAVRHAERQGVDLAELPLAVLQGFSALIADDVYTVLTPEGSLAQRDHVGGTAPRQVAAQIARHRARLG; translated from the coding sequence ATGCAAGACCAACACGCCTGGTCCGGCCGCTTTTCCGAGCCGGTTTCCGAACTCGTCAAGCACTACACCGCCTCCATCGGTTTCGACTACCGATTGGCCGAGGCGGATATCGACGGCTCGCTCGCCCACGCGGCGATGCTGAACCGGGCGGGCGTGCTGTCCGACGCCGACCTGGCGGCGATCCGCCAGGGCATGGCCGAGATCCGCGACGAGATCCGCGCCGGCGGGCTGGCGTGGAGCGTCGATCTGGAAGACGTGCACATGAATATCGAGCGCCGGCTGACCGACCGCGTCGGCGACGCCGGCAAGCGGCTGCACACCGGCCGTTCGCGCAACGACCAGGTGGCCACCGACATCCGGCTGTGGCTGCGCGGCGAGATCGACGCCAGCGTCCACCTGTTGGCCGAGCTGCAGAAGAGCCTGCTGGAACTGGCGGAGGCGCACGCCGCCACCGTGATGCCCGGCTTCACCCACCTGCAGGTGGCGCAGCCGGTCACCTTCGGCCACCATCTGCTGGCCTATGTCGAGATGCTGGCGCGCGACGCCGAGCGGATGCAGGACTGCCGCAAGCGCGTCAACCGGCTGCCGCTGGGCGCGGCGGCGCTGGCCGGCACCACCTACCCGATAGACCGCCATTACACCGCCGAGCTGCTCGGTTTCGACGACGTCTGCCACAACTCGCTGGACGCGGTGTCCGATCGCGATTTCGCCATCGAATTCACCGCCGCCGCCTCGCTGGTGATGATCCACCTGTCGCGGCTGTCGGAGGAATTGATCCTGTGGATGAGCCCGCGCGTCGGCTTCATCGACATCGCCGACCGCTTCTGCACCGGCTCGTCCATCATGCCGCAGAAGAAGAACCCGGACGTGCCGGAACTGGTGCGCGGCAAGTCCGGCCGCGTCGTCGGCCACCTGATTGCGCTGCTGACGCTGATGAAGGCGCAGCCGCTGGCCTACAACAAGGACAATCAGGAAGACAAGGAGCCGCTGTTCGACACCGTCGACACGCTGCAGACCACGCTGCGCATCTACGCCGACATGATGCGCGGCGTGACGGTGAAGCCGGAGGCGATGCGCGCCGCGGTGCTGCAGGGCTTCGCCACCGCCACCGACCTGGCCGACTACCTGGTCAAGAAGGGCCTGCCGTTCCGCGACAGCCATGAAGTGGTCGCGCTGGCGGTGCGCCACGCCGAGCGGCAGGGGGTCGACCTGGCCGAGCTGCCGCTGGCGGTGTTGCAGGGCTTCAGTGCGCTGATCGCCGATGACGTCTATACCGTACTGACGCCGGAAGGCAGCCTCGCGCAACGCGACCACGTCGGCGGCACCGCGCCGCGGCAGGTGGCGGCGCAGATCGCCCGACACCGCGCCCGGCTCGGCTGA
- a CDS encoding ABC transporter substrate-binding protein, which produces MKRLIALLLCCLTLTSAPAAAHELVFAYNVFEPWKRVDAQGRPVGPYTEIVRELARRLGMPLRFFQCPLSRCLAAMQAGKADLMIGVQYSAERARYLDYLEPPFASGNRLVLYQRRDDGRGVARYADLLPLTVGVVQGVRYHPRFDADFRIRRDTAPTMESSFRKLVAGRVDVLIGNEQQSGLLAASPEFAASVRRVPLTLDDTRPNRLALARTSPRYPERARIARTLRAMLADGSVARLLAGGKKGADER; this is translated from the coding sequence GTGAAAAGACTGATCGCCCTGCTGCTGTGCTGCCTGACGCTGACGTCCGCGCCGGCGGCCGCCCACGAGCTGGTCTTCGCCTACAACGTGTTCGAGCCTTGGAAGCGGGTGGACGCGCAGGGCCGGCCAGTCGGCCCGTACACCGAGATCGTGCGCGAGCTGGCGCGCCGGCTGGGGATGCCGCTGCGTTTCTTCCAGTGCCCGCTGTCGCGCTGTCTGGCGGCGATGCAGGCCGGCAAGGCCGACCTGATGATAGGGGTGCAGTACAGCGCCGAGCGCGCCCGCTATCTGGATTACCTGGAGCCGCCGTTCGCCAGCGGCAACCGGCTGGTCTTGTATCAGCGCCGCGACGACGGGCGCGGCGTCGCCCGCTACGCCGACCTGCTGCCGCTGACGGTGGGGGTGGTGCAGGGCGTGCGCTACCATCCGCGCTTCGACGCCGACTTCCGCATCCGCCGCGACACGGCGCCGACGATGGAGTCCAGTTTCCGCAAGCTGGTGGCCGGCCGCGTCGACGTGCTGATAGGCAACGAGCAGCAAAGCGGCCTGCTGGCGGCCAGTCCGGAGTTCGCCGCCAGCGTCAGGCGCGTGCCCCTGACGCTGGACGACACCCGTCCGAACCGGCTGGCGCTGGCGCGGACTTCCCCGCGTTATCCGGAGCGGGCGCGGATAGCGCGGACGCTGCGCGCGATGCTGGCCGACGGCAGCGTCGCCCGGCTGCTGGCCGGCGGCAAAAAGGGCGCCGATGAGCGTTAG
- a CDS encoding amino acid ABC transporter ATP-binding protein: MIALNKVSKWYGDFQVLTDCTTRVAKGEVVVVCGPSGSGKSTLIKCVNALEPFQQGEIVVDGISVGDAKTDLPKLRSRVGMVFQHFELFPHLTITENLAIAQVKVLGRGRDEAMAKGLKLLDRVGLRAHADKHPGQLSGGQQQRVAIARALAMEPIAMLFDEPTSALDPEMINEVLDVMTELAHEGMTMMCVTHEMGFARRVADRVIFMDQGHIVEDCAKDDFFGDMDARSERARQFLSKILQH; encoded by the coding sequence ATGATTGCGCTGAACAAGGTCAGCAAATGGTATGGCGACTTCCAGGTGCTGACCGATTGCACGACCCGGGTCGCCAAGGGCGAGGTGGTCGTGGTGTGCGGGCCGTCCGGCTCCGGCAAATCCACGCTGATCAAGTGCGTCAACGCGCTGGAGCCGTTCCAGCAGGGCGAGATCGTCGTCGACGGCATCTCGGTCGGCGATGCCAAGACCGATCTGCCGAAGCTGCGTAGCCGCGTCGGCATGGTGTTCCAGCACTTCGAGTTGTTTCCGCACCTGACCATCACGGAAAACCTGGCCATCGCCCAGGTCAAGGTGCTGGGCCGCGGCCGCGACGAGGCGATGGCCAAGGGCCTGAAGCTGCTGGACCGCGTCGGTCTCAGGGCGCACGCCGACAAGCATCCCGGCCAGTTGTCCGGCGGCCAGCAGCAGCGGGTGGCCATCGCCCGCGCGCTGGCGATGGAGCCGATCGCGATGCTGTTCGACGAGCCGACCAGCGCGCTGGACCCGGAGATGATCAACGAGGTGCTGGACGTGATGACCGAGCTGGCGCACGAGGGCATGACGATGATGTGCGTGACGCACGAGATGGGCTTCGCCCGCCGCGTCGCCGACCGCGTCATCTTCATGGACCAGGGCCACATCGTCGAGGACTGCGCCAAGGACGACTTTTTCGGCGATATGGACGCCCGCAGCGAGCGCGCGCGCCAGTTCCTGTCCAAGATCCTGCAGCATTGA
- a CDS encoding amino acid ABC transporter permease: MDFSQIVPALPGLGAGMLLTLKMLAGGVMGGVLLGILLALARLSDFKPLSVLATLYVYYFRSIPLLLVISWFYLAVPLLLNWITGNFEPVGAFTSCLTAFVMFEAAYFAEIVRAGIQAIPKGQAGAAYALGMRYHQVMGLVVLPQALRKMLPLLLQQSIILFQDTSLVYAVGLMDFLNTARSKGDIVGLPHEFLIFAGMVYFVISFGASRLVKRLQQRLAV; encoded by the coding sequence ATGGATTTCAGCCAGATCGTCCCGGCGCTGCCGGGTCTGGGCGCGGGCATGCTGCTGACGCTGAAGATGCTGGCCGGCGGCGTGATGGGCGGCGTGCTGCTCGGCATACTGCTGGCCCTGGCGCGGCTGTCCGATTTCAAGCCGCTGTCGGTGCTGGCCACGTTGTACGTCTACTATTTCCGCTCGATTCCGTTGCTGCTGGTGATCTCCTGGTTCTATCTGGCGGTGCCGCTGCTGCTGAACTGGATCACCGGCAACTTCGAGCCGGTCGGGGCGTTCACCTCCTGCCTGACGGCCTTCGTGATGTTCGAGGCAGCCTATTTCGCCGAGATCGTCCGCGCCGGCATCCAGGCGATACCGAAGGGACAGGCCGGCGCCGCCTACGCGCTGGGCATGCGCTACCACCAGGTGATGGGGCTGGTCGTGCTGCCGCAGGCGCTGCGCAAGATGTTGCCGCTGCTGTTGCAGCAGTCCATCATCCTGTTCCAGGACACGTCTCTGGTATACGCTGTCGGCCTGATGGATTTTCTCAACACCGCCCGTTCCAAGGGCGACATCGTCGGCCTGCCGCATGAATTCCTGATATTCGCCGGCATGGTCTACTTCGTGATCAGTTTTGGCGCCTCGCGACTGGTGAAGCGCCTGCAACAAAGGTTGGCTGTATGA
- a CDS encoding amino acid ABC transporter permease, whose protein sequence is MNYHWDWGIFFKPTGVGSEIYLNWFVSGFGWTLAVALSGWIIALSLGTVVGVLRTLPNRWVAGIATAYVELFRNVPLLVQLFVWYFLVPDMLPEGAQIWFKQDLSPITSQFLSVVVCLGLFTAARVAEQVRTGIEALPRGQRNAAMAVGFSLGQTYRHVLLPQAMRIIIPPLTSEFLNIIKNSSVASLIGLAELLAQTKQTAEFSANIFEAFTLATIIYFVLNMSLMLMMNALEKKLRVPGMMGGK, encoded by the coding sequence ATGAATTACCACTGGGACTGGGGAATCTTCTTCAAGCCTACCGGTGTCGGCAGCGAGATCTATCTGAACTGGTTCGTCAGCGGCTTCGGCTGGACGCTGGCGGTGGCCTTGAGCGGCTGGATCATCGCGCTGTCGCTGGGCACCGTGGTCGGCGTGCTGCGCACGCTGCCCAACCGCTGGGTGGCCGGCATCGCCACCGCCTACGTCGAACTGTTCCGCAACGTGCCGCTCTTGGTGCAGCTGTTCGTCTGGTACTTCCTGGTGCCGGACATGCTGCCGGAGGGCGCGCAGATCTGGTTCAAGCAGGATCTGTCGCCGATCACCTCGCAATTCCTGTCTGTCGTCGTCTGTCTCGGCCTGTTCACCGCCGCCCGGGTGGCGGAGCAGGTGAGGACCGGCATCGAGGCGCTGCCGCGCGGCCAGCGCAACGCGGCGATGGCGGTCGGCTTCTCGCTTGGCCAGACCTACCGCCACGTGCTGCTGCCGCAGGCGATGCGCATCATCATCCCGCCGCTGACCAGCGAGTTTCTGAACATCATCAAGAACTCATCGGTGGCGTCGCTGATCGGCCTGGCCGAATTGCTGGCGCAGACCAAGCAGACCGCGGAGTTTTCCGCCAATATCTTCGAAGCCTTCACGCTGGCCACCATCATCTACTTCGTGCTCAACATGAGCCTGATGCTGATGATGAACGCGCTGGAGAAGAAGCTCAGGGTGCCCGGCATGATGGGAGGCAAGTAA
- a CDS encoding glutamate/aspartate ABC transporter substrate-binding protein: MRIRTSVLVGCTLAAVAALPAGAAELTGTLKKIKESGVIVLGNRDSSIPFSYYDNNQKPIGYSMDLAGKVVDEVKKELKLPNLQVKYNLVTSQTRIPLVQNGTVDLECGSTTNNAERGRQVAFSVGIFEIGTRLLTAKTSGVKDFPDLKGKNVVTTAGTTSERLIKSMNASKNMGMNIISAKDHGESFLMLESGRAAAFMMDDALLYGEMAKAKNPSNWVVTGKSQSYEIYGCMLRKEDPAFKKVVDTALEKTFKSGEVNKIYAKWFTSPVPPKGLNLNFPMSDELKALLAKPTDKPAE; the protein is encoded by the coding sequence ATGCGCATTCGCACTTCCGTTCTCGTTGGATGTACGCTGGCCGCGGTCGCCGCGCTGCCGGCCGGCGCCGCCGAACTGACCGGCACGTTGAAGAAGATCAAGGAGTCCGGCGTGATCGTGCTGGGCAACCGCGATTCCTCGATCCCGTTCTCGTACTACGACAACAACCAGAAGCCTATCGGCTATTCGATGGACCTCGCGGGCAAGGTGGTGGACGAGGTGAAGAAGGAACTGAAGCTGCCGAATCTGCAGGTGAAATACAATCTGGTGACCTCGCAGACCCGCATCCCGCTGGTGCAGAACGGCACCGTGGACCTGGAGTGCGGCTCCACCACCAACAACGCCGAGCGCGGCCGCCAGGTGGCGTTCTCGGTCGGCATCTTCGAGATCGGCACCCGCTTGCTGACCGCCAAGACCTCCGGCGTCAAGGACTTCCCGGATCTGAAGGGCAAGAACGTGGTCACCACCGCCGGCACCACCTCGGAGCGGCTGATCAAATCGATGAATGCCAGCAAGAATATGGGCATGAACATCATTTCGGCCAAGGACCACGGCGAATCGTTCCTGATGCTGGAGTCCGGCCGCGCCGCCGCCTTCATGATGGACGACGCGCTCTTGTACGGCGAGATGGCCAAGGCCAAGAATCCGTCCAACTGGGTGGTGACCGGCAAGTCGCAATCGTACGAGATCTACGGCTGCATGCTGCGCAAGGAGGATCCGGCGTTCAAGAAGGTGGTGGACACCGCGCTGGAGAAAACCTTCAAGTCCGGCGAAGTGAACAAGATCTACGCCAAATGGTTCACCTCCCCGGTCCCGCCTAAGGGCCTGAACCTGAACTTCCCGATGTCCGACGAGCTGAAGGCGCTGCTGGCCAAGCCGACCGACAAGCCCGCCGAGTGA
- the rsmA gene encoding 16S rRNA (adenine(1518)-N(6)/adenine(1519)-N(6))-dimethyltransferase RsmA, whose protein sequence is MSKHIPRKRFGQNFLQDDSVIAGIVHAVNPQADDIVVEIGPGLGAITKPLLARLPHLHVVEIDRDIIERLRAEHPADKLTIHAGDALAFDFGAVSDKPLKIVGNLPYNISTPLLFHLASYGNRVLDMHFMLQKEVIERMVAEPSNADYGRLSVMLQYRFYMENILFVPPEAFWPPPKVDSAVVRMIPAPGRCGVARDEGLLEKLVIQAFSQRRKTLRNNLKGLVDVADLEALGIDPGLRPENLPVEDYVRLANHLSDKGIKS, encoded by the coding sequence ATGAGCAAGCACATCCCCCGCAAGCGTTTCGGGCAGAATTTCCTGCAGGACGACAGCGTCATCGCCGGCATCGTCCACGCAGTCAATCCGCAAGCGGACGACATCGTCGTCGAGATCGGTCCCGGCCTGGGCGCGATCACCAAGCCGCTGCTGGCGCGGCTGCCGCACCTGCATGTGGTCGAGATCGACCGCGACATCATCGAGCGTCTGCGCGCCGAGCATCCGGCCGACAAGCTGACCATACACGCCGGCGACGCGTTGGCCTTCGACTTCGGCGCGGTCAGCGACAAGCCGCTGAAGATCGTCGGCAACCTGCCGTACAACATCTCGACGCCGCTGCTGTTCCACCTGGCCAGCTACGGCAACCGCGTGCTGGACATGCACTTCATGCTGCAGAAGGAAGTGATAGAGCGGATGGTGGCCGAGCCGTCCAACGCCGACTACGGTCGGCTGTCGGTGATGCTGCAGTACCGCTTCTACATGGAAAACATCCTGTTCGTGCCGCCGGAGGCGTTCTGGCCGCCGCCTAAGGTCGACTCCGCCGTGGTGCGGATGATTCCGGCGCCGGGCCGCTGCGGCGTCGCCCGCGACGAGGGCTTGCTGGAGAAACTGGTGATCCAGGCGTTCTCGCAACGGCGCAAGACGCTGCGCAACAATCTGAAGGGTCTGGTCGATGTGGCCGATCTGGAGGCGCTGGGCATAGACCCGGGCCTGAGGCCGGAGAACCTGCCGGTCGAGGACTATGTCCGGCTAGCCAATCATTTGTCTGACAAGGGCATTAAGTCCTGA